The window GACCCAACTAAGGTAGTGCCAGATGAACCAGTACCAGAAATTCCAGGCATGATTCCAAGTACACCAACAGTAACTCCAGAAGAACCAGGTAAGGATACACCGGTACCATATAACCCAGTAATTCCAGCTAAGGATCAGGCAGCAGTTGTTAACTACATTGACGCAGATGACAACAATGCAATTATCACTAGCTCCGGTAACTTGACTGGTAAGGCAGGCGATAAGATTGATTACTCAACTAAGTCAACAATCACTGATCTTATTAACAAGGGCTACGTACTTGTAAATGATGGTTTCCCAGTAGATGCATCATTTGATAATGATGACAACACAACTCAAATCTTCACAGTTATCTTGAAGCACGGTACAGTACCAGTAACACCAGATCAACCAGGTAAGCCAGGTGAACCAATCAATCCTAACGATCCAGATGGTCCTAAGTGGCCAGAAGGCACTGACGAGAATAGTGTAAAGAGAACAGGAACTCAAACTATTCACTACGAAGGTGCAGGGGACAAGACACCAAGTGACGATGTACAAACATTCGACTTCACTAAGAAGATGTTGGTTGACAAGGTAACTGGTAAGATTCTTGATTCAGGTGAATGGAACGTAACAAGTCACACATTTGGCTACAAGGATACACCGGTAATTGATGGTTATCATGCAGACAAGCGTAACGCTGGTGGAACAGTTGTTACTCCGGATGATTTAGACAAGAAGGTTGTAGTATCTTACAAACCAAATGGTAAGATCATTCCAACAGACCCAAGTGGCAATCCAATTCCAGATGTACCAACTCCAACTTACCCAACTGATCCAAAGGACCCAACTAAGGTAGTGCCAGATGAACCAGTTCCTGACATTCCAGGCATGATTCCAAGTACACCAACAGTAACTCCAGAAGAACCAGGTAAGGATACCCCAGTACCATATAACCCAATAATTCCAGCTAAGGATCAAATTGCTCAAGTTATCTATCGTGATGTACAAAATGGTGCTAATAAGCAAATAGCTACATCTGGCAACTTGACTGGTAAGAATGGTTCTGAAATCAACTACTCAACTGCTGATAAAATTAAGGAATTGATTAGCCAAGGTTATGTTCTTAAGAATGATGGCTTCCCAGCAGGTGCCGTATTTGATAATGACGATAGTAAGGATCAAGTATTCTATGTAGACTTCATCCATGGTCAAGCTCCAGTTAACCCAGATAATCCACATGAAGGCATTGATCCAAGTCAATACGAAAAGACTGTTAAGGAAAGAGTTCATTATGAAGGTGCAGGAGATAAGACTCCAGTTGATAATGTTCAAACTTCTAAGTGGACCAGAACTTTAACTATTGATACAGTAACTGGCAACGTTGTTGAAAATGGTCAATACACTACTGATTGGTCAATCGCTAAGGGTGAAAAGACTGTTTATGATCAAGTTAATACACCGGTAGTTGATGGTTACCATGCTGATAAGAGAGAAGTTCCTGCTACTGCAGTAACTCCAGAAGATATTGATGTAGTAGTAACTTACAAACCAAATGGCAAGATCATTCCAACAGACCCAAGTGGCAACCCAATTCCAAACGTGCCAACTCCAACTTACCCAACTGATCCAAAGGATCCAACTAAGGTAGTGCCAGATGAACCAGTTCCTGACATTCCAGGCATGATTCCAAGTACACCAACAGTAACTCCAGAAGAACCAGGTAAGGATACACCGGTACCATATAACCCAGTAATTCCAGCTAAGGATCAAGCAGCTATTGTTAGCTATATTGATGCCGATAATGGCAACGCTGAAATTACTAACTCAGGTAATTTGACTGGTAAGGCAGGCGATAAGATTGATTACAGTACTAAGTCAACAATCGCTGATCTTGAAAACAAGGGCTACGTACTTGTAAACGATGGTTTCCCAGTAGATGCATCATTTGATAATGATGACAACACAACTCAAAGATTTGTTGTTGTATTGAAGCACGGTACAGTACCAGTAACGCCAGATCAACCAGGTAAGCCAGGTGAACCAATCAACCCTAACGATCCAGATGGTCCTAAGTGGCCAGAAGGCACTGACGAGAATAGTGTAAAGAGAACAGGAACTCAAACTATTCACTACGAAGGTGCAGGGGACAAGACACCAAGTGACGATGTACAAACATTCGACTTCACTAAGAAGATGTTGGTTGACAAGGTAACTGGTAAGATCATCGACTCAGGCGAATGGAATGTAACAAGTCACACATTTGGCTACAAGGATACACCGGTAATTGATGGTTATCATGCAGACAAGCGTAACGCTGGTGGAACAGTTGTTACTCCAGATGACTTGAATAAGATTGTAACTGTAAACTACAGCCAAAACGGTAAGATCATTCCAACCGATCCAAGTGGCAATCCAATTCCAGATGTACCAACCCCAACTTACCCAACTGATCCAAAGGATCCAACTAAGGTAGTGCCAGATGAACCAGTTCCTGACATTCCAGGCATGATTCCAAGTACACCAACAGTAACTCCGGAAGATCCAGGTAAGGATACGCCAGTACCATATAACCCAGTAGTTCCAGCTAAGGATCAAGCAGCTATTGTTAGCTACGTTGATGCCGATAATGGCAACGCTGAAATTACTAACTCAGGTAATTTGACTGGTAAGGCAGGCGATAAGATTGATTACAGTACTAAGTCAACAATCGCTGATCTTGAAAACAAGGGCTACGTACTTGTAAACGATGGTTTCCCAGTAGATGCATCATTTGATAATGATGACAACACAACTCAAAGATTTGTTGTTGTATTGAAGCACGGTACAGTACCAGTAACGCCAGATCAACCAGGTAAGCCAGGTGAACCAATCAACCCTAACGATCCAGATGGTCCTAAGTGGCCAGAAGGCACTGATGAGAATAGTGTAAAGAGAACAGGAACTCAAACTATTCATTACGAAGGTGCAGGAGACAAGACACCAAGTGACGATGTACAAACATTCGATTTCACTAAGAAGATGGTAGTTGATAAGGTAACTGGAAAGATCATCGACTCAGGCGAATGGAATGTAACAAGTCACACATTTGGCTACAAGGATACACCGGTAATTGATGGTTACCATGCAGACAAGCGTAACGCTGGAGGATCAGTTGTAACACCAGATGACTTGAACAAGACTGTAACTGTAAACTACAGCCAAAATGGTAAGATCATCCCAACAGATCCAAGTGGCAACCCAATTCCAAACGTGCCAACACCAACTTACCCAACCGATCCGAAGGATCCAACTAAGGTAGTGCCAGATGAACCAGTACCAGAAATTCCAGGCATGATTCCAAGTACACCAACAGTAACTCCAGAAGAACCAGGTAAGGATACACCGGTACCATATAACCCTGTTAAGGATCCTGATAAGGTAACAACAGTCGAAGGTAAACAAATTGTTCACTTTGTAGATGGCGATAATGGTAATAATCCACTTAGAGATCCAAACACTCAGACTCATGAATTTAAGATCACTAATGGTGTGCCGGATGAATCAAGTCACACATTTACACTCGTTGATGTACCAGTAATCCCAGGATATATTGCAGAAGTTAAATCTGCTGGTGGTAAGACTGTAACTCCAGATACTCCTCTTGCAGAAGTAACTGTTGTCTACCACAAGATTGGTAAGATCGTTCCAGTTGATCCAAATGGCAACCCAATTCCAAATGCACCAACTCCAAGCTATACTAACGATCCAACAGATCCAACTAAGGTCGTTCCAAATGAACCAGTACCAGCTATTACTGGTAAGACTCCAGATAAGACTTCAGTAACTCCAACAGATCCAACCAAGGATACTCCAGTTGTTTACAAGGATAATGAAGTACCAGCTACTCCAACTCCACAAAAAGCTGTAGTTAACTTTGTTGATGTTAATACTGGAAAAATTATTAAGACCTCTGGAATCTTGAGTGGTCGTCCAGGTGAAGATATTAATAAGTTATACTCATCTTCTGAAATAATTAAACAATTAGAAGATGCAGGCTATGAGGTTGTTTACAATGCATTTGATGGCGATGGTGTAACTAAGTACTTCGATGATGATGACAATACTACACAACAATTTACTGTTGCCTTGAAACTAAAAGAAAAAGCTAAGACGCCTGATCCAATTGTTCCTGATCCAGAAACCCCTGCTAAAGATCCAGAGACTCCAGCAGAAAAGGTAACTAGACCTGAACAACCAGTTAAGCAAACTGTCAATGTCCCAACTCCACAAAAACCTGTAGAGAAGAAGACTGCTGATAAGAAAGAAGTTTTACCTCAAACTGGTGCTGATAATAATGAAGCAGCTACTATTTTAGGTGCTGCCGCAGCAGCAATCGGTATGACTAGCTTAATTGGAGCAAAGAGACGCAAGAAAGATGATAAATAATTTTTAAAATTAAATATCTTTTTTCAAATTAGCTAATAAAAAGGGCGTTGAGACTTGATTCTCAGCGCTCTTTTTTAATACATTATATTTGTAAATAAATCGTGTATAAGATAAGACATACAATTATAGAGAATAATTCACTTTAATAAAGGGTAGGTAACATTATGGATAATCTAAGTGAAAAAGTCGCAACAGTGGTTGTGAAATATACAGATTTAGATAATAATCTGACCGAGCTTTCTACTTCTGGAAGTTTGACTGGAAATATTGGTGATCAAATTAATTACAGTACAGCAGATGAAATTAAAAACTTAACCAATCAAGGGTACGTACTTGTTAATAATACGTTTGATAGTGAAGGAAAGCCTCCAGTATTTAGCGGCGACCAAGATAGTTATATGGTTACATTTAAGCATGGAAGAGAAAAAGTAACTGTTGATAACTTGAAATATGGTTGCAAGTTAGAAGATCTTCAAGTAAAGGGTACTCAAACAATTCATTATGTGGGTGCTGGTAGTCGAACACCTAGAGATGAGGTATCAACGATTACCTTTAATCGGATTTTAGTTTATGATCGTGTAACTGGTAAAAAAATTGGAAGTAAAGGATGGGAAAGAGTTGAACAATCATTCCCTGTGGTTGCTGCACCAAGTATTTTAGGCTATATTCCCGATAAAGTTTTAGTTGGTGGAAAATCAGTTACTGCTGATGAACCAAATCGTGAATATACTATTACCTATAGGGTTAACGAACATATTTCCAATAAAGAACAAAAAGCAGAAGTTAAATATCTGGATATTGACAGTAATAATGAAGAAATTGTTGAATCAGAACTTTTAACCGGTAAGCCAAATACTAAAATTGATTACAGCACAATTGATCAACTTAAAAAATTAAATGAAAAAGGCTACGAAGTTGTAAGTAATGGCTTTGATGCTAATGGCGATATTCAATTCTTTGATACTAGTGATGATTATGTTCAGACCTTTATTGTTACTTTGAAGCATAAGCAGGTATTAGTTAATAAGAAAAATTCTCTAGAAGGTATTGATGAGAGTGAATATCATAAGACTACCAAGCGAGTTATTTCTTATGCAGGCGCTGGAGATAAGACCCCAGCAGAAGTAGTGCAAGCAGTAAGCTGGGATAGAAATCTTACGGTTGATGCAGCTACAAAACGAATTATTTCTGATGGAAAATACACAACTGACTGGAAGCCAGAGCAAGAGACGTATCCAGCAATTTCAGTGCCAGCAGTTAGTGAGTATCATACCCGCATTAAAGAAGTTCCTGAAGAAAAAGCACGACTTGCTAACATCACTGAAAAGATTAGATATGTGAAGAATGGCTATGTTGTTCCTGTTAACGAAAAGGGAGAAAAAATTGATAGTTTACCTAAACTACGTTTTGTCTCAGATAAAAATGATCCAACCTTAGTAACTTTGCCAGAAAACAACTTAGAAGACGAAAAGTATGAACCAGAAGACATTAATTTAACTGAAGTTGATCCAGCTAATAATCTTGAAGTTAAGTATATTTTGAAACATAAATTTATAACTATTAATAAGGATAACTCTCATTTTGATGTTAACCCTGGTTCATACCGTCGCACTGCTACAGCTCTAGTTCGCTATGAAGGAGCTGGCGATAAGAATCCTAAAGATTCTATTCAAACGGTTCAATGGAATAGAAATATTACCTACGATGAGGTGACAAAGGAAATTCTTGAAGATGGTAAGTATACAACTGACTGGAAACCAGATAAAGAATACTTTGAAGCTGTAGATACACCAGTTATTTCTGGATTTACCGCTGATATCGGTGTAGTTGCTAAGCATGATGTAACGCAAAGCGACCTTTTTGCGACAGTTACTTATCAAAAGAATGGTGCAATTATTCCAGTTGATGAAGATGGAAAAGAAATTTCTAAGGCTAAGCCAGTTCCATTTCTTAATGACTTAACTGATCCAACTAGAGTATTAGCAACAGAAGAGGTACCTGAAATAGAAGGATACCGCAGAACGCAAGAAGCTGTTTTGATTAAAAATCCAGTAAAAGACATTAAAGTTAAATACATTCTAAAACCGCGCTACGTTCAAGTCGATAGCGACCATCCATATCGAACGGTTAAACCACACAACTATAGTATTTCAGTTAAGGAGACTATTCATTATGTTGGAGCTGGAGATACTACTCCTGTTGATCGAGTTCAAGGTGCACGATGGAATAGATCTTTAACAGTAAATGATAATAATGGTAAGCTGATTGAAAATGGGAAATATACAACTGACTGGACTGTTGATAAAAAGCAATATAGCACAGTTGTAACGCCTGTTGTTGATGGCTATCATGCAGATCAATATCAAGTTAAAGCATGCGATGTCAGCCAAGAAAATATTGATATAGAAATAAAATATCAAAGAAATGGGCAGATTGTACCGGTAAATACTAAGGGTGAAAAGATTGAGCATGCAGACCAGCCAATTTATATAACTGATCCAACTGATGCAACCAAAGTTTTGATGGAACAACCGGTACCACGATTATTGAATTATTTGGCTGAAGACTCATCAATTGTGGTTAAAGATCCAAGCCGTGATACGAAAGTTACGTACTATACTTTTGATGAAATAAAAGGATTAGTAGCGAATAAGAATTTGAAGGCTAAGATTCAATCAGTGGATAGTAAAGATGACGTCTCTAATATTGTTTCTTTGCCAGTTAGTGGCAAGAGAAGAAAGGCAATTGTTACTTTTGTTGATCTAAGTAATAATGCAACTCAAATTGCATCTTCTAGTGTCTTAAGCGGCAATGTTGGCGATAAGATTACGGATTTATACAGCACTAGCAACCAGATCAATAAGCTTAAAAAAGATGGCTATGAAGTGGTTTATAATGGTTTTGATCCAAAAGGTGCAACTAAGTACTTTGATGAAGATCAAAGAAGGATTGCTACATTTACAGTAGCGGTAGAAAAAGTAACAAGCCCAGAGCCTAAAGATAAGGTGGATTCTAAAGAAGAAACATCAGAGAAAACTTCTAAGATAGAAGGAAGTACAGAAGATATTAATTTAGACCAAGAAAATGTACAAGATCATAAAGTATTGAAGCATATTTTCCCTTGGATGAAATAGGATAAAAATGGCTAGATTTGTTTAAAAGCAAATCTAGCTTTTTCTTTTAAGATTTTAGACCAATTTTAAGGAAGAAGTGTATAATTAGTTTTCGAAAAAACTTTTTCGGAGGAAAAATTGTGTCTGACAAGAGCGAGTCTGTGACTAAATTAGAAGAAGATCAAAAGTATAATCGACTAACAGCATTGAAGTTGTTTGCAATGACTTCATCAATGGTTATTTCAGTTAATGAATTAGCTCCATTTGGAAAAACTGGTCCAACTGCTGTTTTTTATTTGTTATTAGCTGGGTTAATATGGTTTGTACCAATTAC of the Lactobacillus isalae genome contains:
- a CDS encoding mucin-binding protein, giving the protein MDNLSEKVATVVVKYTDLDNNLTELSTSGSLTGNIGDQINYSTADEIKNLTNQGYVLVNNTFDSEGKPPVFSGDQDSYMVTFKHGREKVTVDNLKYGCKLEDLQVKGTQTIHYVGAGSRTPRDEVSTITFNRILVYDRVTGKKIGSKGWERVEQSFPVVAAPSILGYIPDKVLVGGKSVTADEPNREYTITYRVNEHISNKEQKAEVKYLDIDSNNEEIVESELLTGKPNTKIDYSTIDQLKKLNEKGYEVVSNGFDANGDIQFFDTSDDYVQTFIVTLKHKQVLVNKKNSLEGIDESEYHKTTKRVISYAGAGDKTPAEVVQAVSWDRNLTVDAATKRIISDGKYTTDWKPEQETYPAISVPAVSEYHTRIKEVPEEKARLANITEKIRYVKNGYVVPVNEKGEKIDSLPKLRFVSDKNDPTLVTLPENNLEDEKYEPEDINLTEVDPANNLEVKYILKHKFITINKDNSHFDVNPGSYRRTATALVRYEGAGDKNPKDSIQTVQWNRNITYDEVTKEILEDGKYTTDWKPDKEYFEAVDTPVISGFTADIGVVAKHDVTQSDLFATVTYQKNGAIIPVDEDGKEISKAKPVPFLNDLTDPTRVLATEEVPEIEGYRRTQEAVLIKNPVKDIKVKYILKPRYVQVDSDHPYRTVKPHNYSISVKETIHYVGAGDTTPVDRVQGARWNRSLTVNDNNGKLIENGKYTTDWTVDKKQYSTVVTPVVDGYHADQYQVKACDVSQENIDIEIKYQRNGQIVPVNTKGEKIEHADQPIYITDPTDATKVLMEQPVPRLLNYLAEDSSIVVKDPSRDTKVTYYTFDEIKGLVANKNLKAKIQSVDSKDDVSNIVSLPVSGKRRKAIVTFVDLSNNATQIASSSVLSGNVGDKITDLYSTSNQINKLKKDGYEVVYNGFDPKGATKYFDEDQRRIATFTVAVEKVTSPEPKDKVDSKEETSEKTSKIEGSTEDINLDQENVQDHKVLKHIFPWMK